The region GGCCCGCCGCCCTGCCCGCTGCCGATCGTCACCAGGGCCTCGCGCTGCGCGGCGCTGGCCCGCTCGTCCACGATCACGCCCACCGTCCAGTTGCCCGCGATCATCGGACCCGGGGTGTGGAGCAGCACCGCGAAGCTGAGCCCGTCGAGGGTGGTCGTGCCGTGGGTGCCACGCTCGACGTGGAAGACGAGGCCCGCGTCACAGCTGCCCTGGGTCGGCCGCGCGGCCAGGCCCGACGTCGGACACGGGCAAACCGAGTCGCAGCTGCACGCTTCGAAATAGTCCCCGCTGATCTTCCACTGCGGATTCGCCATGGTCAGCCTCCACTGGCGCCGCGGGCGGTCACATCGTGTGGCCGCGCAGCACCGTCACGAGATCGGGACGAATGGCCACCGCTACTGCGAGCACGAGCAGGGCCAGGCCGGTGGCGCGCGCCAGCCATTCCCCGCCCGGAAGCAGCTTCTCCGCTGCCACCACCGCGGTGATGAGGAGCACCCACGGCAGGCCCATGGCGCCCGCGGCCACGAGCACCAGCATGAGGGCCCAGCAGCAGCCGACACAGTACACCGCGTGGGACCACCCGAGCGCCAGGCTGCCCCGCCGGCCGGCCCGCCAGTGGCCAAGCAGGAAGCCGAACGGGCTCCGGCAGGCGTGCAGGCAGCTCTGCTTGAACGGCGACAGCTGGAACACGCCCGCGCTCAGGAGGATCACCGCCACGCCGTAGGCGAAGGCGGGCGGGGCCATCCCCATCAACAGGGTGTGCGCGAGGTACACCGGCACCCCCGTCGCGGCCCACAGGAGGAGGTACACGGCGGTGAACGCCACGAGCGGCACGCCCCTGGTCTCCCGGACGCCCCGCTGGATGGCGCCGTACAGCGAGATCATCGGCAGGGCGCTCGGCAGCATCATCGCGGTCATCATGACGGCCCAGCTGATCACGAAGGCGATGCCGCCGGCCGCCGTCGCCGGCATCGGCATGGTCATCATCATGTCGTCGCCCCGAAGGCTCGACCGGACCACGACGGCCCACGCGGCGGCCGCGATCAACAGGAGGCCGATGGAGGTGAGAACCGTGACCCGGTCCCGGACCGGGACGAGCCCCTCGCCGGCGCCGGTCACGAGTCCTCCGGGGTACTAGACGGTGAAGCCGGAGGTGCCGACCCAACCCGTCTCGGAAACGTCCAGCGTGACGCCGTCGGGGCCGACGTACTTCACCTCGACGTTGCCGTGACTCTCGCGGCCGTAACTGACCCCGAGCGCCTCGTTGATGTCGTGGCGGGGCTCGGAGCCGGCGGC is a window of Candidatus Methylomirabilota bacterium DNA encoding:
- a CDS encoding DUF2182 domain-containing protein — encoded protein: MTGAGEGLVPVRDRVTVLTSIGLLLIAAAAWAVVVRSSLRGDDMMMTMPMPATAAGGIAFVISWAVMMTAMMLPSALPMISLYGAIQRGVRETRGVPLVAFTAVYLLLWAATGVPVYLAHTLLMGMAPPAFAYGVAVILLSAGVFQLSPFKQSCLHACRSPFGFLLGHWRAGRRGSLALGWSHAVYCVGCCWALMLVLVAAGAMGLPWVLLITAVVAAEKLLPGGEWLARATGLALLVLAVAVAIRPDLVTVLRGHTM
- a CDS encoding DUF1326 domain-containing protein; amino-acid sequence: MANPQWKISGDYFEACSCDSVCPCPTSGLAARPTQGSCDAGLVFHVERGTHGTTTLDGLSFAVLLHTPGPMIAGNWTVGVIVDERASAAQREALVTIGSGQGGGPMAAVGPLVSKFAGVESKPITIERSGMRRSVSIPGMLDIAVEGIPGASASEPIYLDNVGHPAASRLALAKASRGHLHAFGINWDDTTGKVNGHFAPFSWSSS